DNA from Solanum stenotomum isolate F172 chromosome 3, ASM1918654v1, whole genome shotgun sequence:
CACACATTCTCTGCCTTTATCTGATCTAGGATAGAACTCTTTTTTTGTGTATTGAGATCTTCTATTTTTGACCTCCCCTTCAGAAAATGGACAGTTCTATGCTCACAGATAGCGAGAATCAGAAAGACCCTTCGCCAGATAGTTCTGATTCAAAACACAAAAGATCCTCTAGCAAGTGGAATGATGATATATCACAGGCTGGAAGTACCATAGTATGTTGTCTCTGTTTTCTCTTTATTTCACAATTTATTCACTTTTAAGTGGAAGCTGCTTATTTAGTTGTTCATAATTCAATTTGCCAACTGAGTGCATGCGGATCTTAATCCTTTTCACAAACTCGAAATATTTGCAAGTCAACATTTACAGTTGGCCTTATTCATTAAGATGAATTTATTTTACTGAAAATTTGCAACTTCTAGACATAGAGTGCTGAGGTCTACTGAAGCTTTAAGCACAAAGCAAAATCAGGCACACATTTCAGCGgtgcaaatgaaaaaaaatcaaaggaTATTGGAAAGCAACTGAAATTAACTCTATACTCAAACAGCCTTGTAAGGGAAAATGAATAGAAATGTATGAGCAAAACTATGTCAATCAAGTTCAGAACTCATTTTGAAATTTGGTTAGATTAAACATGATGCAAATTTAAGTTTAATTCAACTTTTTCTTACTTTCTATTACCAGAtttcttgaataatttttataatcatttcTATAATCATCCATTTAGTTTCCTTTACAATTAAAATACTGAGTTACCATTTATACTTGCCTTTAGTGCCGCCACTTCAGAAAGCATGGCTTTAGCTCTGAGGAGCACGCCTTAGCATCTTGGTGCATGTACTGAAGCACCACCTAACAAGGTGAAATGCTTAGCCTTTGATGCACCTAGCTTCAGGGCTTATATGTGCCTCAACCATGTATTTCACCAATAAATGCCAGCCAAGGTCATTTTCATTGTCAAGAATTTGACATTAGTTATTTACATGCTAAAGTTTCAAATTAAACAAACATCTATCCAGTTATGAAATTTGATTACTCACAATTTTGTATCAGGATTGAGAAGTTGTGTAGTTCTGTAGCTATATGATAGTTTTCTTATATGCCAATCATGTTCGCCTAATGGAAATTGGTTTCTGGATAAAGAATGAGACAAGGACGGTTTATCAGGAATTTGGTTTAGCTTTGCGTGGGGGTACGACTCCTAACTCATGTTGGGCGTTTGACTGCTTGGATCACAATCTCATGGATGCGACATGGAAATATTATTTTGTCCTTTCTACCTTGGCCTTAGCATTTACCGCAGCTTATGCCATCTCACTCACCAACTTAAGCATGATTGATTATCAGCTGTCACCCTTTTTCTTACCtaaatttgtttgttatttcttttactttaataataataattgtatacATAATAAGcatatttttgaaagaaatttacAAACACATGTCATCTACATAGTACATACCAAACCAATTATACAATTTTACCCAATCAAATTGACAATCCCCTAGGCCCCTATAGATGAGAATTTATTAAATGAGTTATATAGCTGACCTCAACTAGCTTTGATTTATTGGTTGATATTCCACAATCCCATCTCTCCCAATCCGTTCACTATTTCCTTTGCTAATGATTCCTTCACTATGATCTAATAGTGTTGTAATCCACTTTTAACTTTCAATCGACTAAATGGTTCTATGGGTTAGGGGAAATGCTTATTTGCTTATATCTAAAGTCAGTATAGCTGGAACATCTTTCTAGTCCTTTGTCTAATGCGTTGAGCAAATTTTATGTGGGGCAACATGATGATTTTGCCTGTTCTGTATGAATACAGGAAGGTATCTCAATGTCAGATGAAATGGACCTCCTGGCTGAGCAAGTTAAGATGCTTAGCGGAGAGATTGCCTTCAGCAGCAGTACATTGAAGCGGTTGATGGAGCAATCTGTAAATGATCCTGAGAGTTCAAGAAATCAAGTATATATCTGTTGTTATTCTTTGATGGTTAAGTTGGATGGGACAATGATTTGTTTGACTGCTATAACTTACTGCAGCTAATTAGGGTCTCTTTTAGATTTTCTTCCAAAAGGCAGTCTTTCTACTATTCTACTGTTGgatataaatttatcatttgatTCATATCACAAAATTCTAGGTTCTGTGTCTTTCTGTTAAGTTTTGAACTTATTCTCTTCTAGTGTCATTACCAAAATGATAAAGCATCTCCAATATTTGAAGTCCCCAGGCTTTTCATGTCATAATCACAGGAAGTAGAGTTGTGTTCTTTATCAATGTTCTGTTCTCCCTTATGCAATGCAGCAGTATGAATGAAGTTACTTATTCgtttatgttgtttatgtaATTGTGCATTTGTGTTTGGGATCAAGACTCTTATGTTAACCCCTATGACAGATTGAAAATTTAGAGCGTGAAATCCaagaaaagagaaatcaaatgaGGATGCTTGAACAGCGCATTGTTGAAAATGGTGAAGCGTCAGTTTCAAAAGCATCATTAGTTGAAATGCAGCAGGTGACCTTGTGTTATCCTTTTCGGCctcattgtttttctttttcctttcaaatatGTGTCTCATATATCTGTCTTTTAGCAGACTCTGATGAAATTGATGACACAGTATAGTCAGACGGGCTTTGAGCTTGAGGTTTGTAGCAGATAAGAGTTTATTGATgcctttttccttttaagaAAACACAAAGAAGACAAATCTAAGAAATTTTTCATTGTTGTCACAATCTGAGTTCCGAGCTGTTTACTAGTTGATCCTCTGATGCAGATAAAATCAGCGGACAATAGGATTCTTCAGGAGGAGCTGCAAAACAAGGTCAGATAGCAGTGTTATTTATCTTCACTGCAAATCAAATATTTGTCACTGCTATTTTGTTCATCTTATATTCAATTGCAAGCTAGTAGTTACTTTTTCCCAAGAATAATGTGGATGTTATCTTTTTGTTGTTTCCAGTGTTCAGTGATCAAGGAACTACAGGAAAAGATATATCATCTTGAGCAGCAGCTGCTTGCAGTCAAGGCTGAAAAGTTGTACCCATCATTGGAACAACGTGTATCTGGTGAATATGTTGATGAACTTAGAAAGAAAATTCAGTCCCAGGTgatttttatatcatttttctagcAATAGACTTGGGCTGCATCTTTACCTATGGACTTGAGTGGACTGGTACCCTTGTAACAAACTTTTGATACAGATAGTGTCCATTCCCAGTGTTCAGGAAGGTGGGGCGTATCTGAAGCCTAAACCAAACTCCTGACAGCATATGTTGCATCGGTCTTCGATGTGATGAACatacttcttttcttttcttagtatAATTTCTCTATAGATGGTCTCTCTTCGGAGCcatatcaatattttaattaaagataagtTACACAGGGGAGAGATCATGTGAACCTGCGCTTCCTCCAGAGTCTAGATATGTTACATGTACAAACCTCCTTGCACCTAAATGAATGCAAGTGAACCCCTAACAATTCTCACATGATATTCCTTGTATTATTGTTCTCTGGTGTAACATTATTATTCATTTGTATAACAATTCCTTTATTATTATTCACCGCAGAAACAAATCCTACATATAATACCTGTATAAAACTAAACAACCCCTAAAGGTCATAAGAATCTTATTAGAACTCACTTTACGTAAGTCCGCCAAGGTAACTATGGCGAACCTTGTTTATTCATGCTTTGGATGTCCTTAAGATTAGAATCTAAAACATGATGATACGTTGAGACAAAAGATATTCTAAGACATGTCCGTCAGAGGAATTTAAATGATCTGATAAGTGGATCTATCAGGTGTACCtgttctcttctttcttccctCATCAAATGCTTTATGCTTTTCTGGTGCAAAGTTTGTTTCAAATTTTTGTTGTGATTAACTATCTGCAGTTTTTCTGTTCTGTGTACTTCTAGTTTGAATTCTTTGATTCTGTTAGTTGTATCCATCCCAATTATCAGATTGGATCTTACTAACTTTTTCATATGATGTCGTGCATATTTTTTCCGTCTTCACCTTACAGTCACATTATTAACATTGCATTTTCTCTAGATGAGTTTGTATCACGGATCTTATATATTGTTTTACGATTTGAGCAGGATATTGAGAATGGTAAACTAAGGCTAGAACATGTCCAGATCGTAGAGGAAAATAGTGGGTTACATGTACAGAACCAGAAATTGTCTGAGGAAGCTTTGTATGCTAAAGAATTAGCATCTGCTGCTGCTGTTGAGCTTAAAAACTTAGCTGGTGAAGTCACAAAGCTCTCGTTACAGAATGGAAAACTAGAGAAAGAGTTGTTGGCAGCTCGAGAGATGTTGAATTCTCGAAGTTCCATTGCACTAACAGGTAATGTTGGAAACCGAAAGCATGGTGAAAACCTACGAACAGGGCGTAGAGGTCGGATCTCTGGCAGAGGAAGTGAAATTCCAGGAGCGATTCATGATGACTTCGACACATGGGACCTAGATCCTGAAGATTTAAAGATGGAGTTGCAGGCCAGAAAACAGCGGGAGGCAGCTCTGGAGGCTGTCTTGTCTGCGAAGGAAGTTGTGGAAGATGAGTACAGGAAAAAGGTTGAAGAGGGAAAGAAAAGGGAGGCAGCCTTGGAAAacgatttagcaaatatgtgggTGCTTGTTGCTCAGCTGAAGAAAGAGACGGGTGCTAGGAACGATTCAAAGCTGGCAGCTGAAAGGCAGAATGTAGAAGACAGGCTGAATGATGTAAAAATCAATGATATCAACCAAAAAGAGCCAAATCTCGCTGATAGCCTATCCGTGAATCATACAACTGACATTGCTGAGGCTCCCAAGGAAGAACCACTTGTTGCCCGCTTGAAGGTAATTTTAATATCAGTTTCTTTTCACTTGTCTGCACAGATATTTACTCACTTGTATGTGTTCAAATCTATCAGTGTTGTTCATCTTAACTAAATtttctccttttatttgtttagttaCCGATATCCTGGCATCACAGGGTACTAATTCTGAAATGTTTCATAGAATCACAAGTAGGAGCAGCAATGTTCGCTTATTTTTACTGGTCCTGTATGATGATCTCTCTGCCCTTTTATGCTACTCCATCCCTCTTGATGTTTCATTGAGTTGTAGATTTTTATTTGTAGTGGTGGAGAAAATAGAAACTGGCACTTGGAAGTTAGTTTGATCAggaaaaacacaaataaaaacagAAATTTTAATTAGTCAAATGACTGACTTCTTGAATGTTTCGTTATGTGTCTTGGTtacttcaaaaattcaaaagttcTATGATCTACTCCTATTCCTGCAGGCTCGAATGCAAgagatgaaggaaaaggaaCATAGGCACTCGGGGAATGGTGATGCGAATTCACATGTATGTAAAGTGTGTTTTGAATCACCCACTACTGCAATGCTTCTTCCATGCCGCCATTTTTGCTGTAAGACTCCTTTTTCATTCAAGGCTCGTAATCTCTTCTCTCTCACTATATAAGCTGTTTTAATGTCATGAATTTTGTAGTGTGCAAGTCATGTTCCCTAGCCTGCTTCGAGTGTCCCATATGTCGGACAAAAATTGTGGATAGGATTTTTGCGTTTACTTAAACATTGTTTTTCAGGCCATGATTATGGTGAAGAGAAAGGTAATTGCTCATCCTCGTACTTCCTTCCATCTTACAGTTCACATtgtgaaatttattttgaactaaATGAAATTTCTTACTTTCCTCCGTCTTTCCTTCACTGCAGGATTTCATTGTCAACTCACCCTTTCACTGTCATTCTTTAATTAGTTCACTTTGCAACCTTATAATGATAAATCATTTTCCCCTGTTACTTCACAAACTGTAAAATAAGACACCCCAAAAGAACTGCAGGAAAGAAAGAGGAAAGGATGTAAATGAGTAAAATCTGAAGGTTTCATGGAGTTGCTGTGGCATATTTATTTTGATCTCTTAACCTTCAGCTGCAATGTATAGAACAATACAAACTACCATATAGTGTTTTGTCTGTATATTCTAGACAAATGGTTAATACTTTTTGGCTCTCTTTTTAATCTACATTATGCAACTTTACtggatataaaattattttattttctgggTTATCATAGTATCAAACTAGTTATGGGAAGTTGTGTGGATATGATTCCTTGTAGCCATTTACAAGTTGAATATAATATCTgcgtaaaaatgaaaatctcttgtaaaaaaattaaaaacaaatttgttTGATGTTACTAAATTAAATCTCCCAAAAGTTCTTGGGAGTATTTATTTTTGTAGATTATCCTAATGCTTAAACTTCCCAAAATGACTTGCACCAtaaaatgttgatgacttggtgGTGAAGTTGAGAAAGAGGAGCGACCACTTGTAAGACCTTGAATATATTAACTCAGAATGAATCAGTTGAACTATGCCTTTGGAGTTAACTTTTGGAAAGTTCCTTGGTATTATTGTGAGACATTGAGGAATTGAGATTTATTAAGGAAGTTGAGGATGCTCGAGCCTTGAAATATTTACGAGTTAAAAAGTTGCAAGAAAGCTAGCATATTTTAGAAGGTTCGTCTCGAATTTAGTTGGAAGATGTCGATCATTTCGTCATCTCATTCTCAGGTGGGATCAACCTTTTAGTAACGCATTTGAAAGtatcaaatcatatttataaagCCTCTAGTTCTATTGACTcttatatatgaaaaactatTGATACTCTATATTGCGGGCACAAGAAAGGTCATTTGAAGCACTATTGGCTCAAGATACTAGTGACTATATTTATTACTTAGTAGAATGATGACACCAAATGAGTTGAAATATCTGCCAATTGAAAACTTGTGTTTGATGTTAGTCTTCTCAATCAAAAGGTGAAGCCCAAATTGTTTGCCTTGTTTCTAGAGCCAATCCTATAAACTTTGGGATGTCAAAAGATTGACTAGCAAAATGCTACATACAATTTCAACAGTTTGAGATTGTGTAAATCCCTCAAAATGCTATGAAGAGACAAGTAATAGCAGACTTCTTGGTAGACCACTTTGTTATCTGGTGATGATTAAGAGCTAACTGATCAACTTCAATTTCTAATGAGGacacaattattattaaaattcaaTCTCCCCAGAAGATGTACTTCAAAAATCAGTGTTGGCATGGTATCTGTCACCCCACAAGAATAGATTATACAATGTTGTTGAATATCAAGATTTAATACTTGGACCTGAGAAGCAATTGCAATTGCAAGTCTTTGGTGATCATCAATCGAATCTTGGACATGTACGAGGTCAAGTTGGCTGCACAAGCTAAGCCTTGATACTAACTCGATCTGTCGGATCGAACACTAGTCACTATCTATCAAATATGGATGTCTATATAGAAAATGAACTCGATCACCTCATCTCGTTGTTGTTTCTGAAGACTGACAATAATTTGTCTATTGATTTTTTGTGTCATGAGGAGATACTTTCAAAAAAACCAACAAGAAGGAATGACATTGGTTATTGTGCACCTCACTTCCTTTACTACAAAGACACAATATTATACAAGAGATATTCGAGGAAGTACTCTTGCGATGTTTGGGGGATCGAAGAATCAATTCAAGCTTTACAAAAAGTACATTCAGGAGTATGAGGATCACAATATGGACCAAAACTCCACTTTCACATAAAAGAATGTGATATTATTAGCCAACTATGGTGAGAGAATTATTAGACTACGTTCAAAGGTGAAAAGCTTACTAGTGTCACACAAAATTCATTCACCATCCACCTATATAAATAATTTCACCCAACTATCGCATCTTAACCATTCAACGCTTGGGAATGGGATGTTGTTGGACCATTTAAAAAATCTTCTAGTGGATACTTGTACATCTTTGCTACAATAGATTGCTTCTCTTTTTAAGTTAAAAGTCTCTGTTTATCATTGATGTTGTAAAAAGTTATAATTTGAGTTTGACATTCAAAACTTCATACATGGTCATGGTTAGTGACGAGAAACTTCCATACTATATCTTCTtaaaaaaaggagaaacaaCAGAGCTTAGGAAggattatatataatattagacGGTTTTATAggtttatatataaatgagcatatgtatcattttttcaCATATTATACTCTTGATATGGttagaaagataaaaaaaataggccGAAGTTGTCGTTTATAAAGAAGTAAAGAAGGAGAATGTTGTAAACTTCATTTGAGTACATATTACCTACCACTTTGGCACTCCTCTTTACATAATAATGGATAATGGCAAGTCATATATTCGATAACAagttgataaataaaatttgtgatATCTTTGATTTTATAAAGCAGTGTAAATATTCTATGTGTCATACTATTGACGATGGAACAGAAACATTTAATAAGACATTGTGAAACTTGTTAAAGAAGTTCATCTCCAAGTCCAAATGTGATGGTCACAAAAATGTGGGAATATAGGACGACTCACTGCACACTGACACAAGCAACCCCACACTCAATTGCTTTTGTCGTTAAAACATTTGAATGTCAAATACTTTTTATTCAAGAAGGGctagttgaagaagaaaatgttcAATTGCGTAGAGTAAAAGCACTTGATGAGAAGAGGTTATAAATTTAACAAAAACTTGAATGTTGTTATTAAGCCTGTTTATCCCGTGCTATCAATAAAACGGTTCACTTGAGATGCTTCCAAATACTTacaataaaaaaactaattatcaCTTCCCATAAGTTTGAGGGATAATTCACCTAGAAGTGGGATGACCCATATGCTATACAAGAAATGTATTGAAGCATGGTGCTCACAATATTATTGATGCAAATGGCGTGAGAATCGTATCTATTAACACACAATTTTTGAAAAGGTACCATCTTTGAAGCTAAAGATGCTCCCTAATGTACGAGCATAAACTGCATATTAATCCTAGTCTACAATAGTATAAACTATGCACATGCCAAAAAGAATTGTACGCTAGGTTGAAAACCTCAAAAGAGACCGTTTAAGAAAAAGTTAGGACACAATAAGTTTATCAGTTTGAAAtaatgtatctagtatataAGACAATATATTAACAGAAACAAAATAAACCTAAACTGAAACTTTAATACAATAGACTTAgaaaatgtaattcaatataACACAAGCAGAACTGAACAAACCAAAACTTGAGACACCCATACAATCACAACATAACACACCATTTATCACATTTGAGGAGTCCTAATTATGAAACAAACCTTGTAATTGTGATTCCAACAAACTCAACAATTTTTTCCAACAAttaaatgagcataactttctCATACGACCTTCAAATTCGCCAATTCTTTTTTCTATGATTTAAAAATCGCAATATGGATCTAATAGTTTAATAGTATGTATTTTGTAGCGTATTTTCTTTATGTGGTACAATTTGTGCTTTAAAACTAGGGTAAATATCCACTATTAATGGTACACAATTATAACTCGTCCGATACTCATCAAAATCTAATCAAAACTTGCAAACAAGTCTAATATCATCATTATTGAACCTATTCAACAAAGTCAAAAATCATATTCTAGACCTACAAGAACTTTCAAACCTTGAATCTAAGTCCTCTTATCCTGGatattgactttggtcaatccTTTATTTATTCTTTCACAAGAACTacagatttttaatttttttctttgatattcATCCAATTACCGTAGGGATCATTTCAACCGTTCCCAAAAGTCATAATAAGCATTGTTGAACCaataagtagtgttatttagaaataaatgtCACAAGTACTCAAAATGGCCAGACGGTTGTTACACCCATTAAGAAATGGAAGACTTTTCCACTTCCTGAACATAATTTAGTATACTAGCtccgtccatttttaattgtcatagtttcattttttagagtcaaacaataataattttaactaaaaaGTATAATCATTTTCAAAGAATCCATGAATCCATGATCCTCTTAGTCGGCTACGCAATCCAACACGTAACAAAAGATAACATGCAAATATGGGTCATTATGTGGGGATAACATTATTATTTGGTCATTTCAAACTACATATCTTTGAGCTACGTTAACAAATTCAACTAtactaattttgaaaaatcggacctattcaagaataaaattattagtacaaaataaatataaatgacTTTAATAGATAATTTGTTATAGTTGAGTGACCGTTATTcaattttagagcaacataaGCCTAAATTGTCATTTTTATGGCTAAAGTTAGAGTGCAAATTAGTCTAAAAGCTCTCTTGTTGGTAGCCTCAAATGCAATGTCTCCTCAACAAGTCCAAAG
Protein-coding regions in this window:
- the LOC125857396 gene encoding kinesin-like protein KIN-7D, mitochondrial isoform X3 encodes the protein MEGIHGTVFAYGVTSSGKTHTMHGDHNTPGIIPLAIKDVFSIIQDTPGREFLLRVSYIEIYNEVINDLLDPTGQNLRVREDAQGTYVEGIKEEVVLSPGHALSFIAAGEEHRHVGSNNFNLFSSRSHTIFSLMIESSAHGDEYDGVIFSQLNLIDLAGSESSKTETTGLRRKEGSYINKSLLTLGTVIGKLSEGKACHVPYRDSKLTRLLQSSLSGHGHVSLICTVTPASSNMEETHNTLKFASRAKRVEIYASRNQIIDEKSLIKKYQREISCLKQELDQLRRGMLVGVNHEEVLNLRQQLEEGQVKMQSRLEEEEEEKAALLSRIQRLTKLILVSSKNSTPGNLGDVAAQQRSLSASEDDKMDSSMLTDSENQKDPSPDSSDSKHKRSSSKWNDDISQAGSTIEGISMSDEMDLLAEQVKMLSGEIAFSSSTLKRLMEQSVNDPESSRNQIENLEREIQEKRNQMRMLEQRIVENGEASVSKASLVEMQQQTLMKLMTQYSQTGFELEIKSADNRILQEELQNKCSVIKELQEKIYHLEQQLLAVKAEKLYPSLEQRVSGEYVDELRKKIQSQDIENGKLRLEHVQIVEENSGLHVQNQKLSEEALYAKELASAAAVELKNLAGEVTKLSLQNGKLEKELLAAREMLNSRSSIALTGNVGNRKHGENLRTGRRGRISGRGSEIPGAIHDDFDTWDLDPEDLKMELQARKQREAALEAVLSAKEVVEDEYRKKVEEGKKREAALENDLANMWVLVAQLKKETGARNDSKLAAERQNVEDRLNDVKINDINQKEPNLADSLSVNHTTDIAEAPKEEPLVARLKARMQEMKEKEHRHSGNGDANSHVCKVCFESPTTAMLLPCRHFCLCKSCSLACFECPICRTKIVDRIFAFT